AGAATGGTATCATTTCCCTGATATTTTGATAGACTTCAGATTTCAATATTTTTGGTACTGCATGAAGCCCAAGTTCCATGAGGTTAACTACAACAGTGAGTTCATCCCTGTCGATATTATTAAGTATCTTTGGTAGCTTTTCGAACGGAATAATGTCATAATAGATGTGCTGTTCATCTAGTTTTTCTGTAAATTCGGAGATATTTCCATTTGCTACAATTAAAATTCTCTTTATTTGCAAATCGTTCGCAATAAGCCAAATTATTTCATCCTGAAGTATTTTACAGCCTAAGATACTCAAAACAGGCATCAAGAATCGCCTCCGGATTTATGTACTTACCAGTTTCATTTTTTTAGAGCAAAAAATTGATTTGATAATTAGAACCTATCTACCTACATATAGGTAGGTCATTGGTGGAAAAAAATCAATCCTTCCACCCAAGATCAGATTTGATTACGGAAATAGATCTGACAAGTGTTTTCCTACCCTGGATGCTAGATAATAGTCTGGCACCCATCAATGTTTCGACTACCAATTCCGCGCGTGCTTCGACAGGATCTGAAAAATTGAATTCTCCCTGTTCTAGGCCGGTTCTGAGAAGTTTGGAGATCCAATCCAGTATATCATGCAGTAGCAACAGATTTTGCTTTTTAACTTCCTCTGGAAGTTCTTCAAAATTAAGGATCACTGAGCCAGGAGGGCAAATACTTTTGCCTTCATCAAACTCCTTCAATGCATAATCGAAATAGTATTGAAGCTGCTCACGAGCAGACCCTCCAGATTCCACTATTTGGGCAATATTCTCGGCTAAGTTCTTTCTGCTCTCTTCAAGCAATGCAGCAACCAGATCTTCCTTTTTAGGATAGTAATGATGTATTGAAGAGTTTTTTATCCCCAGTTTCTGGGAAATATCTTTATAACTAAACCCATTATAACCTTGGCATTGCAAAAAGTGTCTTGCGTAATGGCGTATTTGTTGATTGGTCTGGTTCACATCTTTCATATGTATACACATGTTCCTTATAAATATTTGAATTGGGCTCCTTCACATATTTCTATTAAATTTTCCATACTTTAATTAATTCTCACATAATATCTCTACCTATATGTAGGTATCTATCTACATATAGGTAGATATTTTCATATAAGTATAACGGTTAAAATGTGGAAACAATCAAAAACCAGGATTTTCCAAACTTTAACCTTTTCCAATTCTTCCAATTTATTCGCTCTTTCCAGAACATGAGCATTAAGAGTAAATTACTTATCTGACCTGGCGTTCATATCTGAAAAAAGGAAAGGGATGTTATGCAAAGGCTCAATTAATTATTGATTATATACCACACTTCTTAAAATTGCCACTGCATACAACGTAGGAGTTCCCATCACTTCCTCTGACTGACCGGTAGTATGTGGTCTTGTAGTACAAATTAGCGTGTACAGGATTTGTATATACATACTCCTCCCACCCGGTGCCGTTCTCCAGTGCTCCGGTAACGATTTCATCACGGAAAGGTTTACCGGTGACATCTGTCTTCCCTTTTAAATTAGTACCGACTAACAGGATATTGTCTGCGTGGGCGACCATTGTCACATTCGCATCATACACGAAGGCATAGAGGCCCGGATTCTCAGGATCACGATACGGTGCTTCACCTGCGTTGATGCGATGGAACGTGTCGGTAGCGTTCTTCTCAATTGCCGTGGCAGTGATGTTCACAAGTGCGATCACTGCTTCATCGGTGAATGTCTGCTGGGCACAGCTGACACCGAGATCCTGATAGACAATCCGTTCGTAGTCGCTGACTCCCTGCTCATCTTTCTGATCTCGTAATGTATCCAGAGCCTGCTGGAAGGATTGAACAACGGAGTCGGGGACGTCTTTACTAAAAGCATAGTAAGTATCCTGGGCTTGTAATTCA
The genomic region above belongs to Methanosarcina horonobensis HB-1 = JCM 15518 and contains:
- a CDS encoding TetR/AcrR family transcriptional regulator, with translation MKDVNQTNQQIRHYARHFLQCQGYNGFSYKDISQKLGIKNSSIHHYYPKKEDLVAALLEESRKNLAENIAQIVESGGSAREQLQYYFDYALKEFDEGKSICPPGSVILNFEELPEEVKKQNLLLLHDILDWISKLLRTGLEQGEFNFSDPVEARAELVVETLMGARLLSSIQGRKTLVRSISVIKSDLGWKD